The following are encoded in a window of Brettanomyces bruxellensis chromosome 9, complete sequence genomic DNA:
- a CDS encoding uncharacterized protein (SECRETED:SignalP(1-17)) has product MSILLTFFLLIISAGMNLPPPSVIENAQSTYQMVPGINNMARFPNGSDHRQQPVQSVQQTQQVPQVQQVQQNYRPLNVKDALSYLDQVKLQFRNNTDVYNKFLDIMKDFKSQSIDTPGVIDRVSALFKGHPKLIDGFNTFLPEGFSIECSTADPNIIVVTTPLGKSIRERTGPSRGAAGAAAYRAITSANSRSGGGSVSSTASYGNQPQISTPQQAALAAQGSPAEFDQAINYVNKIKQRYASRPEIYKHFLENLQLYQKGIKPIYDVYREISELFHDSPDLLEDFKLFMPDSASAESVAQPVAPAAPVAPVNGAAQGYGYVQLPPVGSFAPPSSSSVAAGQIPQNGLNQADSTRRRLSSRGSRPQMQPGQPRGQLQPFDEHPVSNMRHQEEVDGYGAMAVQNQVHAENLADTNRQAVNGHPLVVPDTRARASLLPGVPEPVYPETGIDTDVSDEIAFFEKAKKAIGNRQTYNEFLKFLRLYTSDVIDKDTLVEKVEGFLGGVPELFSQFKAIVGWEAKPLRIENIAIRKQLMDLGMRTAAGPSYRLLPKSQTHKPCSGRDELCWEIFNDLWAGHPVWASEESGFIAHRKNQYEEIMYRIEDERHEYDYYMEANLRTIQTLETIANRLANMSPEEKARFKLPENLGHTSTTIYKKVIRKIYDKDRGWEVIDALRENPAVAVPVVLKRLKQKDEEWKRAHREWNKVWREAEQKIFYKSLDHLGLAFKQIDKKLLTNKQLVNEICTVKREQTHKRIHPLMPRPKSQLTCHYDDIDVLYDLLQLVCIYLQHTQSYSGYDKSRLLAFMRSFVVRFFFLDAKVVDQALRDRRISVDDRGRWNRSANSGSADGHDSSDVEIESSGESSGESTTSTLSNGSTLSQTRKRPREYDLLKDVLKRSKRSRRGHDDGNESEESDAQKLVDEALQKAQSSWINEESRKHDISDGETAAPADTEAASSVQSASERSVYNIFCNTQIYVFFRFIDTLYRRLLGVKMIAPAANREIKSRKETKFAKDLGLIDHSLEEQGVNIKGDDSYHEALNLCAKVIQGKVEQGVFEESLRQGFLNKAYRLFTINKVIQGLLKHCHTLVTDSKCGEILMLMEKDRNASVSSAKDQMMYRMQVRTHMHSDENMFKISYSKKTKTAEIVFLAVDDLTIKDQSKSKEEKWNYYMTSYAMSYPTEGIDSTKVRMPFLESSLNEEKEDENEIEGVSDSKLKVKVDIDTYQLVFDKGSYDMFIRSSVYSKNKPLKDLKKLRLDSLRKNLDSIFDKKSDEEKKNAEEKFQRLLSEGQKAYEAYGKTN; this is encoded by the exons ATGAGCATCCTACTAACATTCTTCCTTCTTATTATTAGTGCTGGAATGAACCTCCCACCACCATCGGTGATCGAGAATG CCCAAAGTACGTACCAAATGGTGCCCGGGATCAATAACATGGCCCGATTCCCGAATGGGAGTGACCACAGGCAGCAACCGGTCCAATCAGTCCAACAAACTCAACAAGTGCCACAGGTGCAGCAAGTACAGCAAAATTATAGGCCATTGAATGTGAAAGATGCGCTTTCGTACCTGGATCAGGTGAAGTTGCAGTTCAGGAACAACACCGATGTGTACAACAAGTTTCTCGATATCATGAAAGACTTCAAGTCGCAAAGTATCGACACGCCCGGAGTTATCGACCGTGTTTCGGCTCTTTTCAAAGGTCATCCGAAGCTAATTGACGGATTCAACACGTTCCTTCCCGAAGGATTTTCCATTGAGTGCTCGACGGCCGACCCAAACATCATAGTGGTGACTACTCCTTTGGGAAAAAGCATCCGAGAAAGAACAGGTCCATCTCGAGGTGCAGCCGGTGCTGCAGCATATAGGGCAATTACTAGTGCCAATTCCCGCTCAGGTGGCGGCTCTGTGTCATCTACTGCTTCTTATGGTAATCAGCCACAAATTTCGACACCCCAGCAGGCAGCACTTGCTGCACAGGGATCTCCAGCAGAGTTTGACCAGGCGATAAACTACGTGAACAAGATTAAGCAGCGGTATGCGAGCCGGCCCGAGATCTACAAGCATTTCCTTGAGAACTTGCAGCTATACCAAAAGGGAATCAAGCCGATCTACGATGTATATCGTGAGATATCTGAGCTTTTCCACGACTCGCCCGACTTGCTTGAGGATTTCAAGCTTTTCATGCCGGATTCAGCATCTGCCGAGTCTGTTGCACAGCCTGTAGCACCTGCAGCACCTGTGGCACCTGTTAACGGTGCTGCTCAAGGTTATGGATACGTTCAGCTTCCTCCAGTTGGAAGTTTTGCACCTCCGTCTTCTTCAAGTGTTGCAGCAGGTCAAATTCCTCAAAACGGCTTGAACCAGGCCGATTCCACGCGCAGAAGGCTCTCTTCTCGAGGAAGTAGGCCGCAAATGCAGCCTGGGCAGCCGAGGGGTCAGCTTCAGCCGTTTGATGAGCATCCTGTGTCCAATATGCGGCATCAGGAAGAGGTTGATGGCTACGGAGCGATGGCTGTGCAGAACCAGGTTCATGCCGAAAATTTGGCAGATACCAATCGGCAGGCAGTAAACGGACATCCGTTGGTAGTGCCAGATACACGAGCTCGTGCATCTTTGCTTCCTGGTGTCCCGGAACCGGTGTATCCGGAAACTGGTATAGACACTGATGTGTCGGACGAAATCGCGTTTTTCGAAAAGGCCAAGAAGGCCATCGGGAACAGGCAGACGTACAACGAGTTCCTCAAGTTTCTCCGGTTGTACACAAGCGATGTGATAGACAAGGACACGCTTGTGGAAAAGGTGGAGGGCTTCTTGGGCGGAGTTCCGGAGCTTTTCTCGCAGTTTAAGGCCATTGTTGGCTGGGAGGCCAAGCCTCTCCGTATCGAAAACATCGCCATCAGGAAGCAGTTGATGGATTTGGGCATGCGGACTGCTGCCGGACCTTCTTACCGGCTTCTTCCCAAATCTCAAACCCACAAGCCATGCTCTGGTAGAGATGAGTTGTGCTGGGAGATATTCAATGATCTGTGGGCAGGCCACCCAGTTTGGGCCTCGGAGGAATCCGGATTTATTGCACATAGGAAAAATCAGTACGAGGAGATCATGTACAGAATAGAGGATGAGAGACACGAGTATGACTACTACATGGAGGCGAACTTGAGGACCATCCAGACTTTGGAGACCATCGCAAACAGGCTTGCAAATATGTCACCCGAGGAAAAGGCGAGATTCAAGCTTCCAGAAAACTTGGGCCACACCTCCACAACAATATACAAGAAGGTGATCAGGAAGATTTACGACAAGGACCGGGGCTGGGAGGTTATCGATGCACTTAGGGAGAATCCTGCAGTCGCTGTTCCTGTTGTTTTGAAGAgattaaagcaaaaagatgaagaatgGAAAAGAGCGCATCGTGAGTGGAATAAGGTTTGGAGAGAGGCCGAGCAGAAGATCTTCTACAAGTCCTTAGACCATTTGGGCTTGGCTTTCAAGCAGATCGACAAGAAGTTGTTGACAAACAAGCAGCTTGTCAATGAGATCTGTACTGTGAAGCGTGAGCAGACCCATAAGAGGATTCATCCATTAATGCCACGTCCAAAATCGCAGCTTACGTGCCATTATGACGATATTGACGTTCTGTATGACTTGCTGCAGCTTGTCTGTATCTACTTGCAGCATACGCAGTCCTACTCCGGCTATGATAAGTCGCGTTTGTTGGCATTTATGCGCTCGTTTGTGGTCcgcttcttctttttggatgCCAAAGTTGTCGACCAGGCTCTTCGTGACCGCAGAATTTCCGTTGATGACAGGGGAAGATGGAACAGAAGTGCCAACTCGGGATCAGCCGATGGTCATGACTCGTCAGACGTTGAAATAGAATCCTCTGGTGAGTCTTCCGGTGAATCTACAACTTCAACATTGAGCAACGGCTCTACTTTATCTCAGACCAGGAAACGGCCTAGAGAGTATGATTTGTTAAAGGATGTTCTCAAGCGCTCAAAGCGTAGCAGGAGAGGTCATGATGATGGTAATGAGTCCGAGGAAAGCGATGCCCAGAAGTTGGTTGATGAAGCACTTCAAAAGGCACAGAGCAGTTGGATCAACGAAGAGTCTCGAAAGCATGATATAAGCGATGGTGAGACTGCAGCTCCGGCAGATACTGAAGCAGCAAGCAGTGTTCAAAGTGCTTCTGAACGTTCAGTTTACAACATTTTCTGTAACACGCAGATATACGTCTTTTTCCGCTTCATTGATACTCTCTACAGAAGGCTTCTCGGAGTCAAAATGATTGCACCGGCTGCCAATCGTGAGATTAAATCCCGGAAGGAAACAAAGTTTGCAAAGGATTTGGGTTTGATAGATCATTCGTTAGAGGAGCAAGGTGTGAACATTAAAGGTGATGATTCGTATCACGAGGCACTCAATTTGTGTGCAAAGGTGATTCAGGGCAAAGTCGAGCAGGGAGTGTTTGAAGAATCTCTCCGCCAAGGTTTCCTCAACAAGGCATACCGTCTGTTTACCATCAACAAAGTGATTCAAGGGCTTCTGAAACATTGTCATACGCTCGTCACCGACTCTAAGTGCGGAGAAATTCTGATGTTGATGGAAAAGGATAGAAACGCTTCGGTCTCATCTGCAAAAGATCAGATGATGTACAGAATGCAGGTGAGAACGCACATGCACTCGGATGAGAATATGTTCAAGATCTCGTACAGCAAGAAGACTAAAACTGCCGAGATTGTGTTCCTCGCGGTTGATGATTTGACCATCAAAGACCAGTCTAAGTcgaaagaggaaaaatggAACTATTACATGACTAGTTATGCCATGTCGTATCCAACTGAAGGAATAGACTCAACCAAGGTGAGAATGCCATTCCTTGAGTCCAGTCTGAACgaggagaaagaggatGAAAACGAGATTGAGGGAGTTTCTGACTCGAAGCTCAAGGTGAAGGTGGATATCGATACTTATCAACTGGTCTTTGATAAGGGTTCCTACGATATGTTTATCAGAAGCAGCGTGTACTCTAAGAATAAGCCACTAAAGGATCTCAAGAAGCTTCGTCTGGATTCGCTCAGAAAGAATTTGGATAGTATCTTTGATAAGAAGAGTgatgaggagaagaagaatgccGAAGAGAAGTTCCAAAGACTTCTATCCGAAGGTCAAAAGGCCTACGAGGCATATGGTAAAACTAATTAG
- a CDS encoding uncharacterized protein (BUSCO:EOG0926591L), translating to MNAPDRFELFILPDGVSKIQITPDSRVPNCIIVKFEREDHTLGNMLRQELINDPKVIFAAYKVQHPLFANFLMRIQTEDGYKPRTALKNACTRLISKLNVLNEKFKREWELKSLLTATENEETEDI from the coding sequence ATGAACGCACCGGACAGATTTGAGCTATTCATTCTTCCAGACGGAGTGTCGAAGATTCAGATTACCCCAGATTCTAGGGTGCCCAATTGTATAATAGTGAAATTTGAAAGGGAAGACCATACGCTTGGAAATATGCTCAGGCAGGAACTGATCAACGATCCAAAGGTGATATTTGCTGCATACAAAGTGCAGCATCCGCTTTTTGCGAATTTCTTGATGAGAATTCAGACTGAGGATGGTTACAAGCCACGGACTGCACTTAAGAATGCATGTACACGGTTAATTTCCAAGCTGAATGTCTTGAATGAGAAATTCAAGAGGGAATGGGAGTTGAAATCATTATTAACGGCTACTGAAAATGAGGAGACAGAGGATATATAA
- the PMA1 gene encoding plasma membrane H+-ATPase, whose protein sequence is MAEEKEQIAPEKNEKPEIPEEEEDEEDIEQLVMELQSNGGAADEEEEEDDAPVAGAAKVVPESMLQTDPSVGLSSSEVAQRVKKFGLNQMAEEKENMFVKFCTYFVGPIQFVMEAAALLALGLEDWVDFGVICALLLLNAGVGFIQEFQAGSIVDELKKTLANTAAVLRDGKFVDVPASEVVPGDILKVDEGNVIPADGKLVSEGCFLQVDQSAITGESLAVDKHVNDAVFSSSTIKRGESLMLVTATGDSTFVGRAASLVNQASGGHGHFTEVLNGIGTMLLILVIATLLVIYVACFYRTSSIVRILRFTLAITIVGVPVGLPAVVTTTMAVGAAYLARKKAIVQRLSAIESLAGVEILCSDKTGTLTKNKLSLHEPYTVEGVESDDLMLTACLAASRKKKALDAIDKAFLKSLISYPKALAAMPQYKVLEFQPFDPVSKKVTAVVESPAGEHIVCVKGAPLFVLKTVQEDHPIPEDVLEAYENKVAEFASRGFRSLGVARKRGEGHWEILGIMPCMDPPRDDTAKTVNEAKRLGLRIKMLTGDAVGIAKETCRQLGLGTNIYDAERLGLGGGGDMAGSEMYDFVENADGFAEVFPQHKYNVVEILQERGYLVAMTGDGVNDAPSLKKADTGIAVEGASDAARSAADIVFLAPGLSAIIDALKTSRQIFHRMYAYVVYRIALSLHLEIFYGLWIAILDDMMDINLVVFIAIFADVATLAIAYDNAPYSMKPVKWDLPRLWGMSVIMGIILAIGTWITLTTMFLPKGGIIQNFGGVDGVLFLQISLTENWLIFITRAVGPFWSSCPSWQLAGAVLAVDVIATCFCLFGWWCQNWTDIVTVVRVYLWSFGVFSVLGGAYYMMSESDKFDRFMNGKPMHDKPPQRSLEDFMVAMKRVSTQHEKSS, encoded by the coding sequence ATGGCCgaagaaaaggagcaaATTGCCCCTGAAAAGAACGAGAAGCCTGAGATCCCagaagaggaggaggatgaggaggaCATTGAGCAATTAGTGATGGAATTGCAGTCTAACGGAGGTGCTgcagatgaggaagaagaagaagatgatgcacCAGTTGCCGGTGCAGCCAAGGTTGTTCCAGAGTCTATGCTTCAGACAGACCCCTCTGTTGGTTTGTCATCCTCTGAGGTTGCTCAGAGAGTGAAGAAGTTTGGTTTGAACCAGATGGCtgaggagaaggagaacaTGTTTGTCAAGTTCTGTACCTACTTCGTCGGACCTATCCAGTTCGTTATGGAGGCCGCCGCACTTTTGGCCCTTGGTCTTGAGGACTGGGTCGATTTCGGTGTCATCTGTGCCTTGCTTCTGTTGAATGCCGGTGTTGGTTTCATCCAAGAATTCCAGGCCGGTTCTATCGTTGATGAATTGAAGAAGACTCTTGCCAACACAGCTGCCGTCTTGAGAGATGGTAAGTTTGTTGACGTCCCAGCTTCCGAAGTCGTTCCGGGTGATATCTTGAAGGTTGACGAGGGTAACGTCATTCCAGCCGACGGTAAGTTGGTTTCCGAAGGATGCTTCTTGCAGGTTGACCAGTCTGCCATTACCGGTGAGTCTCTTGCTGTTGACAAGCATGTCAACGATGCCGTTTTCTCGTCTTCCACCATCAAGCGTGGTGAGTCTTTGATGCTCGTTACTGCCACTGGTGACTCCACCTTCGTTGGAAGAGCCGCTTCTTTGGTTAACCAGGCTTCTGGTGGCCATGGTCACTTCACTGAGGTGTTGAACGGTATCGGTACGATGCTTTTGATCCTTGTGATTGCCACTTTGCTTGTCATCTACGTTGCCTGCTTCTACAGAACGTCCTCAATCGTCCGTATCTTGCGTTTCACCTTGGCCATCACCATTGTTGGTGTGCCTGTTGGTTTGCCTGCCGTTGTTACTACTACCATGGCAGTTGGTGCCGCCTACTTGGCCAGAAAGAAGGCCATTGTGCAGCGTTTGTCTGCCATCGAGTCTCTTGCCGGTGTCGAGATCTTGTGCTCCGATAAGACAGGTACTTTGACCAAGAACAAGCTTTCCTTGCACGAGCCTTACACTGTGGAAGGTGTCGAGTCCGATGACTTGATGTTGACCGCTTGTCTTGCAGCttccagaaagaagaaggctCTCGATGCCATCGACAAGGCCTTCCTCAAGTCCTTGATTTCGTATCCAAAGGCTTTGGCCGCCATGCCTCAGTACAAGGTGTTGGAGTTCCAGCCTTTCGACCCTGTTTCCAAGAAAGTTACTGCAGTTGTTGAGTCCCCAGCCGGCGAGCACATCGTCTGTGTTAAGGGCGCTCCATTGTTTGTGTTGAAGACCGTCCAGGAGGACCATCCAATTCCAGAAGATGTCCTTGAGGCCTACGAGAACAAGGTTGCCGAATTCGCTTCGAGAGGTTTCAGATCGCTTGGTGTTGCCAGAAAGAGAGGCGAGGGCCACTGGGAGATCCTCGGAATTATGCCATGTATGGACCCACCTAGAGATGACACTGCTAAGACCGTTAACGAGGCCAAGAGACTTGGTTTGAGAATTAAGATGCTTACCGGTGATGCCGTTGGTATTGCCAAGGAGACCTGCAGACAGTTGGGTCTTGGAACTAACATTTACGATGCCGAGAGACTTGGTCTTGGAGGCGGTGGTGACATGGCCGGTTCCGAGATGTACGATTTCGTTGAGAATGCCGATGGTTTCGCTGAAGTCTTCCCTCAGCACAAGTACAACGTTGTTGAGATCTTGCAGGAGAGAGGATACTTGGTTGCCATGACTGGTGACGGTGTTAACGATGCTCcatctttgaagaaggcCGACACTGGTATTGCCGTTGAGGGTGCTTCTGATGCCGCTCGTTCTGCCGCTGATATTGTTTTCCTTGCCCCAGGTTTGTCCGCTATTATCGATGCCTTGAAGACCTCCAGACAGATTTTCCACAGAATGTACGCATACGTGGTCTACCGTATCGCTTTGTCTTTGCACTTGGAGATCTTCTACGGTTTGTGGATTGCCATCTTGGACGACATGATGGACATCAACTTGGTTGTCTTCATTGCCATTTTCGCCGATGTTGCCACTCTTGCCATTGCCTACGATAACGCTCCTTACTCCATGAAGCCTGTCAAGTGGGACTTGCCTAGATTATGGGGTATGTCTGTCATCATGGGTATCATCTTAGCCATCGGTACCTGGATTACCTTGACAACCATGTTCTTGCCAAAGGGAGGTATCATCCAGAACTTCGGTGGTGTTGACGGTGTCTTGTTCTTGCAGATCTCGTTGACCGAGAACTGgcttattttcatcactCGTGCCGTCGGACCTTTCTGGTCTTCTTGCCCATCTTGGCAATTGGCCGGTGCCGTTTTGGCCGTCGATGTTATCGCCACATGCTTCTGTTTGTTCGGATGGTGGTGCCAGAACTGGACTGATATCGTTACTGTTGTCAGAGTCTACTTGTGGTCTTTCGGTGTCTTCTCTGTTTTGGGAGGTGCCTACTACATGATGTCTGAGTCTGACAAGTTCGACCGTTTCATGAACGGTAAGCCAATGCACGACAAGCCTCCTCAGAGATCTCTTGAGGACTTCATGGTTGCCATGAAGAGAGTTTCCACTCAGCATGAGAAATCCAGCTGA